CATGTGCAAGGTTATCTCTAAAATTCTTGCTAATAGAATTAAGGAGGTGATGCCCAAGGTAATAAGCGAATGCCAGCAGCCTTCGTTGGGGGAAGGAACTTTCTAGATAGTGTGCTTGTCGCTAATGAGGTCGTGCATGATGCGAAGGTGAGAAAAATCTTATCTTTTGTCATGAAGGTCGACTTCGAAAAGGCATACGATTCGGTGAAGTGGTCTTTTCTGTTTTATATGTTAAAGAAGCTGAACTTTGGGGAGTGGTAGATTGGGTGGATACAGAGCTGCTTAGAATCTTCCTCTATCTGAGTGTTGGTAAATGGTAGCCCCACACCGAAATTTGTAATGGATAAAGGGATTAGGCAAGGGGATCCCATTGGCTCTTTCCTATTCCTTGTCATGGCCGAGGGTTTGAGCGGGCTAGTTAAGCAAGCTGTTGTGCAGCACAAATTTTCTCCTTACGATTTTGATTCTGTTTTGCAGGTCCAAGTGGGAATATTACCATTCGCAGATGATACTATACTCATGGGAGAGGCTTCCACATCTAATGCCTTCATAGTAAAGTGCATTCTTAGAAGCTTTAAACTAGCTTCGGGATTGAAGATTAATTTTGCCAAGAGCAATCTTGTTGGTATATGTGGGGATGATAGAACTATTCGTAGCATGGCAGCAATCCTTAACTGTCGTATTATGAGGAAACTATCTAAGTGGACGCAAAATTCACTTACCTTTGGAGGGCAGTTGTGCCTCATAAAATCGGTGCTTTCTTCTTTACCACTGCAccttttatctttcttcaagATGCCTTCTGGAATTCTCAGAAAATGCAACAGTATTATGTTAAATTTCCTCTCGGGAGGGGCTGATAGATATATGAAGACTGCTTGGGTCTGTTGGGATAAGGTATGTAGTCCAAAGTCGGAAGGAGGCCTCGGTGTGAGAAATTGGAGGTTGTTCAATGCGGCTATATGGCGAAATGGCGATGGAGACTGATGAGAGGGGATTCTGGTCTTTTGTGGCATATTTTAATTCACAAGTATAATGGTGGATTCATTGAGAAGGCTTTACTTTGGTGGAAGAACCTTTACTCAATCTGTTATATATGAAAGTGGAAACTGTGATTGGATTGAAGAATCAGTTTGTAGAAGAATGGGTGATGGCAGAGATACAGTGTTCTGGTTTACTGACCGGTGTGGCCATCGTGTATTAAAAGACAAGTTTCCCAGGTTGTTTAATCTTTCAAACCAACAACAGGCCCATGTAAGTGATGTGGGAGGGTGGAATGCAATTGTGTAGCAGGGAATGGGGTGTGTATGATTCTTTACTCTCTTGCCTAGCTGGGTATTCCCCTTTTGCAGGTCAATCTGATCGGTGGGTTTGGGTGAAAGAAAGGACTGGCCAATTCTCAATCAATTCAATACCATTCATGGCTATGGTTCAAAGTAAAAGTGGGAGGGTTCTAGTATTCTGTTTTTGCTTGGACTTCCAAGCCCCTGATctgcattaaatttgttcttTTACTTGAGGggaattgtttctgttgttagaTGGCACTGTCAATGGCAAGTAGGGCACTATGTTCGTGGTTAGCAATAGCAGAACCTTTATTTGCATGCTgctattttcttattttctttctaatcTTGTTTTATGTAATcttctcctccacctctttcttCTCTATTGTATTATGGGATTGGAGCCCCTTGTGCCTCCCTTTAATACAATCTTATgccttataattttttttttatagaaaatgaCTCTTTTCTTGCTATAGGTTGGGTCAATAATGCAACAAGTAGGCCGTGGAAACTAATTAATGTACTAAATCTAATTGACCACCTCCGAATTGAGGTTAATTGTGGGGAAGCTTGTCATAATTTTAGAGTGGTCTATGCCTTAGCGGAAAGTTAGGGTGAGGTCTCTTTAAACTTTGTTTTGAGATAATCCTCTATCGATActctcttatactatacatTATCTCATTTTATCAATGAATGTCGTGGTTGTttggaataattttttttgcaaGTCTCGTGTCTAATACTAATTGTATACCCATATATGATTTAAACTGAATGGAGAAGTCATACCTTTCAAAAATGTAGATTCAAGATATAAACATTAAAATTATCAAGAAAAATTAACTTGTACGGTGTTTGGAATTTGGATGCACTTCAAAACTAGTTAGAATCACTTCAAAATTAGAGGTAAAGGTACTATAAGATATCGCTTTTGCACTTCATGACGTCTTACGGATTATATGTCAGCAAAACACACAAAGTATGCTAAATTATGTTCAACTTCCCCGCAAAACCATTGTTTGGGGATATAATAAATCGAAAACAAGACAATTTATGTTCAGCAAAGTGACTTGAAAACCAGCATTAATCATGAAAATGAGCTAGATTAAAGAAGGTTACCTCTAACTTCAAATTTTCTCCTCCACCAAATAAGCATGAGAGTTAATAGGATCAGAACAATTGCTGTAACTGTGATGGCGACCACAACTACCATTTTCTTAGAGCCATCATTTGCTTTACCTTGTGCTTGATAGAGAACTGAAATGAAATAGTTAATGAAATGAACACATGCAATAGGCATAATTATGTTAATTGACCCAAATTGTCATGCTTATGGCGCTTGAGACTCGATAGGTGCACAACCCTCTAAATCCTATGCGTTTAGCTTAAGTACTTAAATTAGCATTCCATAGGTATACAAGCATTACTTGGCTTCTACAATGACCAATTTGAATGCAAAAACTCTTCAATTATTTGATGTAAAATCTTCAAATCTTCAAATTGTAAGGCTGGCATTATCAAGATATATAAAATCCATTACCTGTTTCGGAGGCAGTCAATCTAACATACAGATCTTGCCCTGCATCTGGCAGTTGTCTCAAGTCCAATAGATCCCCAAACCAGAGGATACATCCACTTCCTTCCCCAGAAATGTCTGAGTTTATATAAGCCGTACATGAACAATTTTCCCAGCACTTTACTCTGCATTCCTCAAGTGTCATACTTGTATTATACCAAGACGTACTAGTATCCGGGACCTTGACGTTTTGAAGTTTGGTGAAACCATCTTTACCCCTCTCCTTGCAGCTCCATGGTTCAGAGCGAACGCATCCTTGACTCCAGTTGTTCGCAGTCCAATTTTGAGGCGATTTTGGCGCAAATCCACTCAGACACTCGCATACCGCGGACTCGTTCTCCATGGCGCAGCTCCCAAATGAGCCACAATGCTCATAGTTGTCACAGATATCTCTTGGAGTATTACTGCGAAGCTTCCATGTTCTGTTTCCTTCATTCAAAATGAAGCGCTGAAAAGCATTCAAGGTTTGGTTGATGACACTCATGGCAATCAACGACGGGTCCCTCGGCTTGTATTGAAAATAAAACTCATCCTTTTTGGACACAAAATCCATGTTGAACAGTTGACGGTTCGTCACAGAATGTCTGCCGCTGTTTTGAATGCCATTCCAAGGGCCAGATCGGAAGAGAATGGTGGAATCATTCCGTATCTCCAATTCAGGAATTTCTGTTTTGAAGTAGCCATAAGTAAGTGTACCAGAAGATGGGTCATCCCAACTCTTCCAAGCTGTTAGGTGCCTATTAAGGCCACTAGTTAGGTTCCAACCGAGCTTCATTCCAGGTAGAAATGTATCAGTCGGGTAGTCAAAGCTCTGCCACAAGTATTCCTCAGAATCACTgtcttcctctttctcatccCTTATAACAAAGTTTCCAGGAGCTAAGAGTTGTGCTATTCTTATGACACCTGAACTACCTTTTGTTGTTTGATTTGTTGACCAGTGAGCTGTGCCATTCTTGCTGAGCAGGACGAGGTTTCCCTCTTTGCTTATGCTCAACTTGCCTGAGTTTTTATTTGCTAAGGGATTGTCACGGTTAGCAACCCAGACCACTGTTTTCACCGAGACATTTCTGAACCAAATTCCTAAGTAGCGGTTTGTGGAACTTCCTGGACTGAAGaaacccaactcatatgttccACCCTGTGAGACTAGTGTTGCTCCATCCGGAAGAGACTCGTACTGGGTAATTTTATCGGTTACAGAGCAAATTTGGGAGGTAAGGGAGAGGAGCTTTACAACAAGAAGCATGAAAGGTAAAATGGCCATTCTCTAGTAATTGCATCACAAAAGCACAAAGCTAGCTTGCTTAAGATATAGAAATAGGTAGATATTTAACAATTTAAGACCATTGCTGTCACTTCTTAGCTGGTTGACTAGGTCTCTTATAGTCTCCATGCGAGAAATC
This is a stretch of genomic DNA from Lotus japonicus ecotype B-129 chromosome 1, LjGifu_v1.2. It encodes these proteins:
- the LOC130728146 gene encoding G-type lectin S-receptor-like serine/threonine-protein kinase At4g27290 is translated as MAILPFMLLVVKLLSLTSQICSVTDKITQYESLPDGATLVSQGGTYELGFFSPGSSTNRYLGIWFRNVSVKTVVWVANRDNPLANKNSGKLSISKEGNLVLLSKNGTAHWSTNQTTKGSSGVIRIAQLLAPGNFVIRDEKEEDSDSEEYLWQSFDYPTDTFLPGMKLGWNLTSGLNRHLTAWKSWDDPSSGTLTYGYFKTEIPELEIRNDSTILFRSGPWNGIQNSGRHSVTNRQLFNMDFVSKKDEFYFQYKPRDPSLIAMSVINQTLNAFQRFILNEGNRTWKLRSNTPRDICDNYEHCGSFGSCAMENESAVCECLSGFAPKSPQNWTANNWSQGCVRSEPWSCKERGKDGFTKLQNVKVPDTSTSWYNTSMTLEECRVKCWENCSCTAYINSDISGEGSGCILWFGDLLDLRQLPDAGQDLYVRLTASETVLYQAQGKANDGSKKMVVVVAITVTAIVLILLTLMLIWWRRKFEVRGFFMMKVEKKNDGDQEDSELPLFDFNTVAATTGNFSEDKKLGEGGFGPVYKGTLPDGQDVAVKRLSHSSTQGMIEFKNEVIFCSKFQHRNLVKVLGCCIEEQEKLLIYEYMPNKSLDFFLFDSCQSKFLDWSKRFNIISGVARGLLYLHQDSRFRVIHRDLKASNVLLDDNMNPKISDFGLARMCGGDQLEGSTSRVVGTYGYMAPEYAIDGIFSIKSDVYSFGILILEILSGKKNKGLSYSNHSCNLVGHAWRLWKECTPVALIDTCLEDSYILSETLRCIHIGLLCVQHQPDDRPTMASVLIMLNSENALPQPKEPIFFSEKVSVKDKSTSDSMTSSSVNEVTVSIMEPR